A single genomic interval of Carassius auratus strain Wakin chromosome 30, ASM336829v1, whole genome shotgun sequence harbors:
- the gas2l1 gene encoding GAS2-like protein 1 isoform X2, whose amino-acid sequence MLTVRAISHICMFLRVKGCCLRTRDIGFWSVLVREILGQCSCPSQFPMTKVSEGKYKVGDSSALIFIRVLRTHVMVRVGGGWDTLEHYLDKHDPCRCAAFAHRYQQAKASGQGPHSKSSSAHSSRSTSPGPHWRNEGIAPYKTSDRRSLEPALGATVQSSPSRPGRSHHAAVPVEMETNTGRPAALLPRPPRDRSEPRHFNPLRNKESLLPTRRLSGDSDSSTTSSKGGGGSTGGGRFSLGTRHAHGDEVVLLVNRKEGKHVIERSGAGAQIPALRTPQTRARSASRERPAPQSTSVLKPSPPQGPAEVHRTPRPERGRSLGPEGPRKLQAPRSLSQGKTPRARLGEVSPGSSPRHRDPQSLSVDRREELRPKHMPAASSRTSGSLARRQASSSASNSPVKSCASGSPAKKGMVTPRPPVPRSPSTGSRKLLPPVTQPGRRSPHSSPRSSHHHTPRSPRSAHTARSAGRDQKGWAIPHNQQQQSQENSGIFSLHLLPSLDPQREQDLYRSFEAELLANTQQTKAVQGKASTGREMRSLQLPVSQQGLAVLPNSSCDTNVTDSAYSSSNSSSSSLNVGGKVGVLPDLRESKRTNPRACALEDPPALLHSQIRGGLPNGRVLEGERWGGKGGGLRKLPAISSSTEEGEASNSGLSRSGLPKDISGSLPLTEVPMESQQDLEEWAGVEGDVPQITEHHPNLPYDNADMQLPESFPSPPPPLDDCSYQDSSSESSSMCLSLSEPPSEGSCTPPLPLANGGTEDTVILRPKKGQKKAERVPSIYKLKLRPRIRPRTDNRPENSPSRIPTPVRYRNHCQQSPANSSPLQTPPQSPRLNNHQPSHKALHQAFADLIQPQQRSPAMGSRECAYSSESSLDNEAWM is encoded by the exons GTGTTACGGACTCATGTGATGGTGCGTGTGGGTGGAGGTTGGGACACACTTGAGCATTACCTCGACAAACACGATCCCTGTCGCTGCGCCGCATTCG CTCACCGGTATCAGCAAGCTAAAGCGAGTGGCCAGGGTCCTCACAGTAAGAGCTCCAGCGCTCACTCCTCCCGCTCCACAAGCCCAGGACCTCACTGGCGCAATGAGGGCATAGCACCCTACAAAACCTCCGACAGGCGCTCTTTGGAGCCTGCGTTGGGTGCCACGGTGCAGTCCTCTCCATCACGGCCTGGCAGGTCGCACCATGCAGCTGTACCTGTGGAGATGGAGACTAACACAGGGCGACCCGCAGCACTACTGCCTCGACCACCACGAGACAGATCAGAACCACGCCACTTTAATCCTCTCAG GAATAAGGAATCTCTTCTTCCGACTCGCAGGCTATCAGGAGATAGTGACTCTTCCACAACCTCGTCTAAAGGTGGAGGAGGAAGCACCGGAGGAGGACGCTTCTCTCTGGGTACACGGCATGCTCATGGAGACGAGGTGGTTCTTCTGGTGAACCGTAAGGAAGGGAAACACGTTATTGAGCGTTCTGGAGCAGGAGCACAGATTCCAGCCCTGAGAACCCCTCAGACCCGTGCCCGCAGTGCTTCCAGAGAGCGCCCTGCACCACAGTCCACCTCAGTCCTGAAACCTAGTCCACCACAGGGCCCGGCAGAGGTACATCGAACACCCCGCCCAGAAAGAGGCAGATCACTGGGACCCGAAGGTCCAAGGAAGCTGCAGGCTCCACGCTCCCTCAGCCAGGGCAAGACTCCAAGAGCACGGCTGGGTGAAGTGAGCCCTGGATCCTCACCTCGCCACAGAGACCCTCAGTCTCTTTCAGTAGATCGGAGAGAGGAACTGAGACCCAAACACATGCCCGCAGCATCTTCAAGAACAAGTGGAAGTTTGGCCAGGAGACAAGCATCTTCCTCTGCCTCTAACTCACCTGTGAAAAGCTGTGCCAGCGGAAGTCCTGCGAAAAAGGGGATGGTAACGCCACGACCCCCTGTACCTCGGTCACCTTCCACTGGGAGTCGAAAGTTGCTTCCCCCGGTCACACAGCCAGGCCGGCGCTCTCCGCATTCTTCTCCACGATCGAGTCATCACCACACACCACGATCCCCTCGATCAGCACACACTGCACGATCCGCTGGGAGAGACCAAAAAGGTTGGGCAATTCCCCACAACCAGCAGCAGCAGAGCCAGGAGAACAGTGGTATTTTTAGTTTACACCTGCTGCCAAGTCTGGACCCTCAAAGGGAGCAAGACTTATATCGCAGCTTTGAGGCCGAGCTCCTGGCCAACACGCAACAAACCAAGGCTGTGCAGGGTAAAGCGTCCACTGGAAGAGAAATGAGGTCGCTACAGCTCCCCGTCTCCCAACAAGGTTTAGCAGTGCTCCCAAACTCTTCCTGTGACACTAATGTTACAGACTCGGCTTACTCTTCTTCAAACTCTTCATCGTCATCTCTTAATGTTGGAGGTAAGGTGGGAGTCCTACCTGATTTGCGAGAGTCTAAACGGACGAATCCTCGCGCATGTGCACTCGAGGACCCTCCCGCCCTTCTCCATAGCCAGATTCGTGGAGGTCTTCCCAATGGACGGGTCCTGGAGGGAGAGCGATGGGGTGGCAAAGGAGGAGGTCTTCGTAAGCTCCCTGCCATCTCCAGCTCCACTGAGGAAGGAGAGGCCTCAAATTCAGGCCTATCAAGGTCAGGCCTTCCTAAAGACATCAGTGGGAGCCTTCCTCTGACAGAGGTGCCAATGGAGAGCCAGCAGGACCTGGAGGAATGGGCTGGGGTGGAGGGCGATGTACCACAAATTACAGAACATCACCCAAACCTGCCATATGACAATGCTGACATGCAACTTCCTGAGTCATTTCCCTCCCCTCCTCCACCTCTAGATGACTGTTCTTACCAGGACTCTTCCAGTGAGAGCTCCTCCATGTGCTTGAGTCTGAGCGAACCTCCATCCGAAGGTTCCTGCACTCCTCCTCTCCCGCTGGCCAATGGGGGTACAGAAGACACAGTCATCCTCCGTCCCAAGAAAGGTCAAAAGAAGGCAGAGAGGGTGCCCTCCATCTACAAGCTCAAGCTGCGGCCGCGCATAAGACCCCGCACTGACAACAGACCTGAGAACAGCCCGTCTCGTATCCCTACACCTGTACGATACAGGAATCATTGTCAGCAGTCTCCTGCCAATTCATCTCCCCTCCAGACCCCACCACAGTCTCCACGTTTAAACAATCACCAACCCTCACACAAAGCTCTGCATCAGGCCTTTGCTGACCTCATCCAACCCCAGCAGCGTTCCCCAGCTATGGGCTCTAGAGAGTGTGCCTATTCTTCAGAGTCCAGCCTAGACAATGAGGCCTGGATGTAG